The following is a genomic window from Actinomadura sp. WMMB 499.
GCCGTGATCGCGTCGGCGCGCACGACCCAGATGCTCACGCCCTCGTTGCGCCGCGTGTAGACGTCGCGGGCGTGCCGCAGGGCCATCGCGTCGTCGGGCGCGTGCAGCGACCCGACGTGGACGTGGTTGAGGCCGCGCTTGCCGCGCACGAACACCTCGTAGAGCGGCCATTCCCGCCGGTCGGCGCTCATCCGGCTCCCTCCTCCGCGCGGTCGGCGAACGCGGTGGCCGCCTCCCGCACCCACGCGCCGTCCTCGTGCGCGGCCCGCCGGTGCGCCATGCGCTCCGCGTTGCAGGGCCCGTCGCCGCCGATGACGGCGGCCAGCTCGGCCCAGTCGGGCTCGCCGAAGTCGTGGTG
Proteins encoded in this region:
- the paaB gene encoding 1,2-phenylacetyl-CoA epoxidase subunit PaaB, with protein sequence MSADRREWPLYEVFVRGKRGLNHVHVGSLHAPDDAMALRHARDVYTRRNEGVSIWVVRADAITASSPDEKDPLFAPSGDKVYRHPTFYDIPGDVPHM